The following are encoded together in the Scomber scombrus chromosome 7, fScoSco1.1, whole genome shotgun sequence genome:
- the calhm6 gene encoding calcium homeostasis modulator protein 6 → MDKFKTVLNIANKKPNLGFGLVALMTAGGEQIFSSVVFKCPCSELNFLYGLVFLLVPALALLLLGYIVSKRTWKLLTGLCQHRAKLFRWKRLAACGMVLFQIGTTAMVAPSCWIAVALLNGNYFECLMTGTNSTYKEHLCGGRKSQAQCQEELHTFPCGKGGSVPPAVRDNVLLTLRAHSQILGWMLISFIMLSNLLLTCVARCTSPISYNQLKFWKAYAEEESNLMDSYTAKHAKELAERNLKSFFKQTPPEDIITPSNRSWEKISHLYKFSTKDHYYSTLHRYVENCQETDDNMMRMASVKSSEPAVDNPAILSFVDDGKMML, encoded by the exons ATGGATAAGTTTAAGACTGTTCTGAACATTGCCAACAAAAAGCCAAACCTTGGGTTCGGGTTGGTCGCCCTGATGACAGCTGGGGGGGAGCAGATCTTCTCCTCTGTGGTGTTCAAGTGTCCCTGCAGTGAACTGAACTTTCTGTACGGCTTAGTGTTCTTGCTGGTTCCCGCGctggctctgctgctgctgggttaCATCGTGAGTAAGAGGACGTGGAAGCTGTTGACGGGTCTGTGCCAGCACAGGGCCAAGCTGTTCCGCTGGAAGAGGTTGGCAGCCTGCGGGATGGTACTCTTCCAGATAGGCACCACGGCGATGGTGGCCCCCTCCTGCTGGATCGCTGTGGCTCTGCTTAACGGGAACTACTTTGAGTGTTTGATGACTGGAACTAATAGCACTTACAAAGAGCATCTATGTGGGGGCAGGAAGTCTCAGGCCCAGTGTCAAGAAGAGCTGCACACGTTCCCCTGCGGGAAAGGCGGCAGTGTCCCGCCGGCTGTCAGAGACAATGTGCTGCTCACCCTAAGAGCTCACTCTCAG ATTCTGGGATGGATGCTCATCAGTTTCATCATGTTGTCCAACCTGCTGCTGACCTGTGTGGCTCGGTGCACCTCCCCCATCAGCTACAATCAGCTCAAGTTTTGGAAGGCATATGCTGAGGAGGAGAGCAACCTGATGGATTCATACACCGCTAAACATGCCAAGGAGCTCGCAGAAAGAAACCTGAAGAGCTTCTTCAAACAGACACCACCTGAAGACATCATCACCCCCTCCAACAGGAGCTGGGAAAAGATTTCCCACCTCTACAAGTTTAGCACCAAAGACCACTACTACAGCACGTTGCACAGGTATGTGGAGAACTGCCAGGAGACTGATGACAATATGATGAGAATGGCTTCAGTCAAGTCCAGCGAGCCTGCTGTTGACAATCCTGCCATTCTTAGTTTTGTGGATGATGGCAAGATGATGCTTTGA